In Cryptomeria japonica chromosome 10, Sugi_1.0, whole genome shotgun sequence, a genomic segment contains:
- the LOC131051661 gene encoding probable ascorbate-specific transmembrane electron transporter 1 yields MGSSSYGITARPVILLVQVFGVTACILVLYWCLHYRGGLAFSSSNKEHIFNLHPVMMFIGYIFLASQAILAFKMVPVKKDLQKIVHLSLLGLSTIMGALGIYPVFKVHHETNIDNMFSLHSWIGMGAVCLFGVQWMVGFITFFYPGASMRIRASVVPWHAFFGLFLYAMAIVAAETGFLDKLEIQEIETGLDKFGSEAMLVNFTAIIVLIFAMLVVLSTILPRA; encoded by the exons ATGGGTAGCAGTAGCTATGGTATCACAGCCAGGCCTGTCATATTGCTTGTTCAAGTCTTTGGAGTAACAGCATGTATACTAGTGCTTTATTGGTGCCTCCATTATAGAGGAGGATTAGCTTTCAGCTCCTCAAACAAAGAGCATATCTTCAAT TTGCATCCTGTTATGATGTTTATTGGCTACATATTTCTTGCCAGCCAAG CTATTCTAGCTTTCAAAATGGTTCCTGTGAAGAAAGACCTTCAGAAAATAGTCCATCTGAGTCTCCTAGGGCTTTCTACCATCATGGGTGCTCTTGGGATATACCCAGTCTTTAAAGTCCACCATGAGACCAATATTGACAATATGTTTAGCTTGCATTCCTGGATAGGAATGGGTGCTGTCTGTTTGTTTGGTGTCCAG TGGATGGTGGGATTCATAACATTCTTCTACCCTGGAGCATCAATGAGGATAAGGGCTAGTGTGGTTCCTTGGCACGCATTTTTTGGGCTTTTTCTGTATGCAATGGCAATTGTAGCAGCAGAAACGGGGTTTCTAGACAAGCTTGAGATTCAAGAGATTGAGACAGGATTAGATAAGTTCGGTTCAGAGGCCATGCTTGTCAACTTTACTGCCATTATTGTCCTCATATTTGCAATGTTGGTCGTTCTATCCACCATCCTTCCACGGGCATAA